A window from Engraulis encrasicolus isolate BLACKSEA-1 chromosome 13, IST_EnEncr_1.0, whole genome shotgun sequence encodes these proteins:
- the LOC134461877 gene encoding uncharacterized protein LOC134461877 has protein sequence MYILYQIKNYGKDPKKCYRTKDLEPAAYRCMHMAPHNLTHIFYNDITYNLSLPLTDESRPKTFVWTARKEGVYCVGSCLHSNNSYTTPFNCTWESKNCFNLTTCGYKRPTQCPTLHPTPTHGLIKGSMNKTLLHNVNLVMAHISYNISNILTAYTTHCDTGGDTHTWLQSRIDDLVADYQTRLGAQVNSMRKKRDLLSQISGLFGSANSVVNTYRINGQSQYTSWLASQVATGFQHLTNSNERIIKAVRSEAQALLTTSLALFNQTHTIERDVACRAFAQDLFTAARQEILDLRLHKVPKHALQDLIEILDLHRWFESDKMKDVQYSELLTTLMMYTGKECPGCIGFFATFPLIHPDQVFPNSTTIHSIGVVANNQVLTWDHLAGYMTVGKTETLFTTRNCCHETTKYVICTCNTLQPFAFNDSKLINVRSLHGYSDAVQVSSTQWCVISEMNSFSYGGLTCPANHSFCLEVTEDFSMGALSILGRTPLDSDLSPWWEDNFYEEGTQALADTMTLVQQLIQQVDYHLNQAQVQANLAEKTAELLTSSTTHAAEAAYTWWDWIFRGCVLASAIILLLTLIQCCYFRHLIRSLKKDSEAALLVSKLLTPVTRQ, from the coding sequence ATGTATATACTCTATCAGATAAAGAATTATGGAAAAGATCCGAAAAAGTGCTACCGCACAAAGGACCTTGAACCAGCTGCATACCGGTGCATGCACATGGCACCCCATAACCTCACACATATATTCTATAATGACATAACGTATAACCTGTCTCTTCCCCTCACAGATGAAAGCCGACCAAAAACTTTTGTGTGGACCGCACGAAAAGAAGGAGTGTACTGTGTAGGCAGCTGCCTACACAGTAACAATTCGTACACCACACCTTTTAATTGCACATGGGAATCAAAAAATTGTTTCAATTTGACTACATGTGGTTATAAACGACCAACTCAATGTCCCACACTTCATCCAACACCCACACATGGACTGATTAAGGGTAGCATGAACAAAACCTTGTTGCACAATGTCAATTTAGTAATGGCACATATCTCATACAACATTTCAAACATACTGACTGCATACACTACACATTGTGACACgggaggggacacacacacatggctacagTCACGCATCGATGATCTAGTTGCTGATTACCAAACCAGACTGGGTGCTCAAGTAAATTCAATGCGTAAGAAAAGAGATTTACTCTCACAAATATCTGGCCTTTTCGGCTCAGCTAATTCGGTAGTGAATACGTATAGAATCAATGGACAGTCCCAGTACACAAGTTGGCTGGCAAGCCAGGTGGCCACCGGTTTCCAGCACCTCACTAACTCCAATGAACGAATCATTAAGGCTGTACGGTCCGAAGCGCAGGCGCTACTGACCACTAGTCTTGCATTgtttaaccaaacacacactatcGAGCGTGACGTAGCCTGCAGGGCATTTGCACAAGATTTGTTTACAGCTGCCCGTCAAGAGATTTTAGACTTGCGCCTGCACAAAGTGCCCAAGCATGCGCTACAAGATCTTATAGAGATCTTGGATTTACATaggtggtttgaatctgacaaaaTGAAAGATGTACAGTATTCTGAATTATTGACCACTTTGATGATGTATACGGGCAAAGAATGCCCCGGTTGTATTGGATTCTTTGCCACCTTCCCTCTCATACATCCTGATCAAGTTTTCCCAAATTCCACTACCATACATTCTATTGGGGTGGTGGCAAACAATCAGGTGTTAACGTGGGACCACCTTGCAGGGTATATGACCGTTGGTAAAACCGAGACACTGTTCACCACCCGAAATTGCTGCCATGAGACCACCAAATATGTAATTTGTACTTGTAATACTTTGCAACCATTTGCTTTCAATGATTCCAAGTTGATAAATGTTAGGTCTCTTCATGGATATTCGGATGCCGTTCAAGTGTCCAGCACACAGTGGTGTGTTATCAGCGAGATGAACTCTTTCTCCTATGGCGGGCTGACATGCCCCGCCAACCACAGCTTCTGTCTGGAAGTGACAGAGGACTTTTCGATGGGGGCGCTCAGCATCCTTGGGAGAACCCCCCTGGACTCTGACCTCTCTCCTTGGTGGGAGGACAACTTCTATGAGGAGGGAACTCAGGCGCTGGCAGACACCATGACCCTGGTACAACAGCTCATCCAGCAGGTGGATTACCACCTTAACCAGGCCCAGGTACAAGCGAACCTGGCCGAGAAGACTGCAGAGCTCCTCACCAGTTCCACCACTCACGCCGCGGAGGCGGCGTACACCTGGTGGGATTGGATCTTCAGGGGTTGTGTACTTGCCAGtgccatcatcctcctcctcacgcTGATACAGTGCTGCTACTTCAGACACCTCATCCGGTCCTTGAAAAAGGACTCAGAGGCAGCACTGTTGGTCAGCAAACTCCTCACACCTGTTACACGTCAGTGA
- the LOC134461878 gene encoding uncharacterized protein LOC134461878: protein MYILYQIKNYGKDPKKCYRTKDLEPAAYRCMHMAPHNLTHIFYNDITYNLSLPLTDESRPKTFVWTARKEGVYCVGSCLHSNNSYTTPFNCTWESKNCFNLTTCGYKRPTQCPTLHPTPTHGLIKGSMNKTLLHNVNLVMAHISYNISNILTAYTTHCDTGGDTHTWLQSRIDDLVADYQTRLGAQVNSMRKKRDLLSQISGLFGSANSVVNTYRINGQSQYTSWLASQVATGFQHLTNSNERIIKAVRSEAQALLTTSLALFNQTHTIERDVACRAFAQDLFTAARQEILDLRLHKVPKHALQDLIEILDLHRWFESDKMKDVQYSELLTTLMMYTGKECPGCIGFFATFPLIHPDQVFPNSTTIHSIGVVANNQVLTWDHLAGYMTVGKTETLFTTRNCCHETTKYIICTCNTLQPFAFNDSKLINVRSLHGYSDAVQVSSTQWCVISEINSFSYGGLTCPANHSFCLEVTEDFSMGALSILGRTPLDSDLSPWWEDNFYEEGTQALADTMTLVQQLIQQVDYHLNQAQVQANLAEKTAELLTSSTTHAAEAAYTWWDWIFRGCVLASAIILLLTLIQCCYFRHLIRSLKKDSEAALLVSKLLTPVTRQ from the coding sequence ATGTATATACTCTATCAGATAAAGAATTATGGAAAAGATCCGAAAAAGTGCTACCGCACAAAGGACCTTGAACCAGCTGCATACCGGTGCATGCACATGGCACCCCATAACCTCACACATATATTCTATAATGACATAACGTATAACCTGTCTCTTCCCCTCACAGATGAAAGCCGACCAAAAACTTTTGTGTGGACCGCACGAAAAGAAGGAGTGTACTGTGTAGGCAGCTGCCTACACAGTAACAATTCGTACACCACACCTTTTAATTGCACATGGGAATCAAAAAATTGTTTCAATTTGACTACATGTGGTTATAAACGACCAACTCAATGTCCCACACTTCATCCAACACCCACACATGGACTGATTAAGGGTAGCATGAACAAAACCTTGTTGCACAATGTCAATTTAGTAATGGCACATATCTCATACAACATTTCAAACATACTGACTGCATACACTACACATTGTGACACgggaggggacacacacacatggctacagTCACGCATCGATGATCTAGTTGCTGATTACCAAACCAGACTGGGTGCTCAAGTAAATTCAATGCGTAAGAAAAGAGATTTACTCTCACAAATATCTGGCCTTTTCGGCTCAGCTAATTCGGTAGTGAATACGTATAGAATCAATGGACAGTCCCAGTACACAAGTTGGCTGGCAAGCCAGGTGGCCACCGGTTTCCAGCACCTCACTAACTCCAATGAACGAATCATTAAGGCTGTACGGTCCGAAGCGCAGGCGCTACTGACCACTAGTCTTGCATTgtttaaccaaacacacactatcGAGCGTGACGTAGCCTGCAGGGCATTTGCACAAGATTTGTTTACAGCTGCCCGTCAAGAGATTTTAGACTTGCGCCTGCACAAAGTGCCTAAGCATGCGCTACAAGATCTTATAGAGATCTTGGATTTACATaggtggtttgaatctgacaaaaTGAAAGATGTACAGTATTCTGAATTATTGACCACTTTGATGATGTATACGGGCAAAGAATGCCCCGGTTGTATTGGATTCTTTGCCACCTTCCCTCTCATACATCCTGATCAAGTTTTCCCAAATTCCACTACCATACATTCTATTGGGGTGGTGGCAAACAATCAGGTGTTAACGTGGGACCACCTTGCAGGGTATATGACCGTTGGTAAAACCGAGACACTGTTCACCACCCGAAATTGCTGCCATGAGACCACCAAATATATCATTTGTACTTGTAATACTTTGCAACCATTTGCTTTCAATGATTCCAAGTTGATAAATGTTAGGTCTCTTCATGGATATTCGGATGCCGTTCAAGTGTCCAGCACACAGTGGTGTGTTATCAGCGAGATTAACTCTTTCTCCTATGGCGGGCTGACATGCCCCGCCAACCACAGCTTCTGTCTGGAAGTGACAGAGGACTTTTCGATGGGGGCGCTCAGCATCCTTGGGAGAACCCCCCTGGACTCTGACCTCTCTCCTTGGTGGGAGGACAACTTCTATGAGGAGGGAACTCAGGCGCTGGCAGACACCATGACCCTGGTACAACAGCTCATCCAGCAGGTGGATTACCACCTTAACCAGGCCCAGGTACAAGCGAACCTGGCCGAGAAGACTGCAGAGCTCCTCACCAGTTCCACCACTCACGCCGCGGAGGCGGCGTACACCTGGTGGGATTGGATCTTCAGGGGTTGTGTACTTGCCAGtgccatcatcctcctcctcacgcTGATACAGTGCTGCTACTTCAGACACCTCATCCGGTCCTTGAAAAAGGACTCAGAGGCAGCACTGTTGGTCAGCAAACTCCTCACACCTGTTACACGTCAGTGA